A stretch of the Polaribacter pacificus genome encodes the following:
- a CDS encoding response regulator has product MIEFLKENYEWLFGGIGVTTLFLILDKIVFKSKKKSEKGDKNKNKNSITITNNIGKQETEEKPKIESKKDKSNLRILFIDDQHTKFKMVSILKKSGWKNTNSVKDITDLDDYKAKEADIIFVDINGVGKTLFKDEGLGLASALKKKYPKKKIVIYSAETKGDRFHKALREVDDCLSKNAEPYQFINLIETLCQ; this is encoded by the coding sequence ATGATTGAATTTTTAAAAGAAAATTATGAATGGTTATTCGGAGGAATTGGAGTAACTACCTTGTTTTTAATTTTAGACAAAATTGTATTTAAAAGTAAAAAAAAATCTGAAAAAGGAGATAAAAACAAGAATAAAAATTCAATTACTATAACTAACAATATTGGAAAGCAAGAAACCGAAGAAAAGCCAAAAATTGAATCGAAAAAAGATAAATCTAACTTGCGAATTTTATTTATTGATGACCAACATACAAAGTTCAAAATGGTTTCAATCTTAAAAAAATCTGGTTGGAAAAACACAAATTCGGTAAAAGACATAACCGATTTAGATGATTATAAAGCGAAAGAAGCTGATATTATATTCGTTGATATTAATGGAGTTGGAAAAACACTTTTTAAAGATGAAGGATTAGGGTTAGCATCTGCTTTAAAGAAAAAATACCCTAAAAAGAAAATTGTAATTTATTCTGCAGAAACGAAAGGAGATAGATTTCACAAAGCATTAAGGGAAGTAGATGATTGTTTATCTAAAAATGCAGAACCTTATCAATTCATTAATTTAATTGAAACTTTATGTCAATAA
- a CDS encoding S1 family peptidase: MLGTGFIISNDGKIATTKHVVGSDPSNLVILAPHITDINSYQDTSDTRCTPVQTTVLEMDPIKDLCVLKADITFSGTLPQLGSFDEVNIGEKVGIFGYPHCVAGRRVLTFQETEIGAKVLLESNSIKSKHAVINTQARPGQSGGIIFSPKLGKVIGILVGAYAPNQGGGISLGGINPQELHQTTHCISAEYINDMI; this comes from the coding sequence ATGTTAGGCACTGGATTTATCATTTCAAATGATGGTAAAATTGCAACTACTAAACATGTTGTAGGTTCTGACCCTTCAAATTTAGTAATACTTGCTCCACACATTACGGATATTAATTCTTATCAAGACACATCCGATACACGGTGTACACCAGTTCAAACTACTGTTCTAGAAATGGACCCAATTAAGGATTTATGTGTTTTAAAAGCTGATATTACATTTTCAGGGACTCTACCGCAATTAGGCTCTTTTGATGAAGTGAATATTGGAGAAAAAGTTGGTATTTTTGGTTATCCTCATTGTGTTGCAGGAAGAAGAGTATTGACTTTTCAAGAAACGGAAATCGGAGCAAAAGTTTTGTTAGAATCTAACTCAATTAAATCAAAACATGCTGTAATAAATACACAGGCAAGACCTGGTCAGTCGGGCGGAATAATTTTCTCTCCTAAACTTGGAAAGGTAATTGGGATACTAGTTGGAGCGTATGCCCCAAATCAAGGAGGAGGAATTTCACTTGGCGGAATCAATCCACAAGAGCTACATCAAACAACTCATTGTATTTCTGCTGAATACATAAATGACATGATATAA
- a CDS encoding PD40 domain-containing protein, whose translation MRPINFIILILVITLILNACKNKNPKTNYNDSSAIEIAYFGQKPPGLIPEIFDDSFLSENNWKLKGVAQDMKQVYLSSNDDSPFFRSVIVFQQDENQYNVWNKYKFTPASNGNDSIFYCKNKYIERTDAGWSEIKSLGSMFEREDWGIMSLSVSSKGTYVFDDYKNNDVIRISTIKDGKREKPRLLGKEINTGKFTCHPFIAPDDSYLIWESEREGGYGGTDLYVSFKQQDGSWGTAINMGNDINTSIEDGSANVTPDGKYLFFTRIEEKAKEDGSKYWTEQKRYWVSAQVIENLRTKE comes from the coding sequence ATGAGGCCTATCAACTTTATAATTTTAATACTGGTAATTACACTAATTTTAAATGCTTGTAAGAATAAAAATCCTAAAACAAATTACAATGATTCATCAGCTATAGAAATCGCTTATTTTGGACAAAAACCACCAGGTTTAATTCCTGAAATTTTTGATGACAGCTTCTTATCAGAAAATAACTGGAAATTAAAAGGTGTCGCTCAAGATATGAAACAAGTTTACCTCTCATCCAATGATGACTCACCCTTTTTCCGTTCTGTTATTGTCTTCCAGCAAGACGAAAATCAATACAATGTTTGGAATAAGTATAAGTTTACCCCAGCAAGCAACGGAAATGATAGTATTTTTTATTGTAAAAATAAATACATAGAACGAACTGATGCTGGTTGGTCAGAAATAAAAAGTCTTGGTTCTATGTTTGAAAGAGAAGACTGGGGTATTATGAGCCTGTCTGTATCTAGTAAAGGAACTTATGTTTTTGACGATTATAAAAACAATGATGTTATCCGCATATCGACAATTAAGGATGGTAAACGTGAGAAGCCAAGACTGCTTGGCAAAGAGATTAACACAGGTAAATTTACATGTCATCCCTTCATTGCGCCAGATGATTCTTATTTAATATGGGAGAGTGAGCGAGAAGGTGGATACGGAGGAACAGATTTATATGTCAGTTTTAAGCAGCAAGATGGTTCTTGGGGAACCGCAATTAATATGGGAAATGATATAAATACGTCTATAGAAGATGGCAGCGCAAATGTAACACCCGATGGGAAATATTTATTTTTTACTAGGATAGAAGAAAAGGCAAAAGAAGATGGATCTAAATATTGGACTGAACAAAAACGCTATTGGGTATCTGCGCAGGTTATTGAGAACCTTAGAACTAAAGAATAA
- a CDS encoding serine hydrolase domain-containing protein, translating to MRTTFAVLISILVFFSCQDKNKNASLSANKPANIPLKIDSLLIKYEQNGAFMGSVILSQKGKTIYKNTVGYSDVETKKKASTNTRYRIGSVTKTFTATLVFKAIEEHKLGLNQTIESYFPNIKNADKISIAHLLQHRSGVQSYTKDKWFFENRTQYISSEDMLAKISTYQSDFDPNTQAEYSNSNYFLLALILEKIYNSSYDTLLQENICKPLGLNDTYVGKEINIQANESYSYSYDKKWLKFPETHLSSAKGTGSIVSTPKDLNRFFENLLTGKILSEKNLLLMKDIKDRFGMGLFRYKINDRQGFGHRGRIDEFRATSIYFAKENLTFTLVSNGSKMDINELYQEIIKVYLNDALVEISENDLKNFVGVYVSQSDPDDTVVFIQDKNVLVNFIKNEFKAPLVYKGNNRFVLEQMYAESISFTFSADGKQMVFEQSGGKWDYIKE from the coding sequence ATGAGAACAACCTTTGCAGTATTAATTTCTATTCTAGTATTTTTTTCTTGTCAAGACAAAAATAAAAATGCATCATTATCCGCTAATAAACCAGCAAACATCCCTTTAAAAATAGACAGCCTCTTAATTAAGTATGAGCAAAACGGGGCGTTTATGGGAAGTGTAATCCTTAGTCAAAAAGGAAAAACAATCTATAAAAACACTGTTGGTTATAGTGATGTTGAAACAAAAAAGAAAGCGAGTACAAACACAAGGTACCGCATTGGTTCTGTTACTAAAACATTTACAGCTACCCTAGTCTTTAAGGCCATAGAAGAGCATAAACTAGGCCTTAACCAAACTATAGAAAGCTATTTTCCCAACATAAAAAATGCAGATAAGATTAGCATTGCTCATTTACTGCAACACAGAAGTGGTGTTCAAAGTTATACAAAAGACAAATGGTTTTTTGAGAACCGAACCCAATACATATCCTCAGAAGATATGCTAGCTAAAATTTCTACCTATCAAAGCGATTTTGATCCAAATACTCAAGCAGAATATAGCAATTCAAATTATTTTTTATTGGCCTTAATTCTTGAGAAAATTTACAACAGTTCTTATGACACCCTATTGCAAGAGAACATCTGTAAGCCACTTGGCTTAAATGATACCTATGTGGGGAAAGAAATTAATATCCAAGCCAATGAATCGTATTCATACAGCTATGATAAAAAATGGCTAAAGTTTCCTGAAACTCATTTGTCAAGTGCCAAAGGAACTGGATCAATAGTTTCTACACCAAAAGATTTGAATCGTTTTTTTGAAAATTTACTTACAGGTAAAATCCTATCAGAAAAAAACCTGCTGCTAATGAAGGATATAAAAGACAGGTTTGGAATGGGGCTTTTTAGGTACAAAATAAATGACAGACAGGGTTTTGGACATCGTGGACGTATCGATGAATTTAGAGCTACGTCAATTTATTTTGCCAAAGAAAATTTAACCTTTACCTTGGTTTCTAACGGCTCTAAAATGGACATCAATGAGCTGTATCAAGAAATTATCAAGGTCTATTTAAATGATGCACTTGTAGAAATATCAGAAAATGACCTTAAAAATTTTGTAGGCGTTTATGTTTCTCAAAGTGACCCTGACGATACCGTTGTTTTTATTCAAGACAAGAATGTTTTGGTCAACTTTATAAAGAATGAATTTAAAGCTCCACTAGTCTATAAAGGAAACAATAGGTTTGTTTTGGAACAAATGTATGCAGAATCCATATCATTTACTTTTTCTGCCGATGGCAAGCAAATGGTGTTTGAACAAAGTGGCGGCAAATGGGACTACATAAAAGAGTAA
- a CDS encoding helix-turn-helix domain-containing protein → MSKLTEYREKLNYTQSELSQKSGISVRTIQRIESGANLKGHTLKAIALALQVDPSELNESSKGKTEYNYPLIKLINLASLLFLIPFANIFIPFLIVHFKKEKNIITKQIVSIQILWTIISVALFFTAEILKNELLLNEQLPFFVLFICMLINGYIILRNAMEIGKNNQLRIKLNYSII, encoded by the coding sequence ATGTCTAAACTTACTGAATATAGAGAAAAACTAAATTATACTCAAAGTGAACTTTCTCAAAAATCAGGCATCTCTGTAAGAACTATACAACGAATAGAATCTGGAGCAAATCTTAAAGGGCATACACTTAAAGCCATTGCTTTGGCTTTACAAGTAGATCCTTCTGAATTGAATGAAAGTTCTAAAGGAAAAACCGAATACAACTACCCTCTTATCAAACTCATAAACCTAGCTTCTTTATTATTTCTTATCCCTTTTGCAAATATTTTTATTCCATTTTTAATCGTGCATTTTAAAAAGGAAAAAAACATCATTACCAAACAAATTGTTTCTATTCAGATTTTGTGGACAATCATTTCTGTTGCGCTATTTTTTACCGCCGAAATTTTAAAAAATGAACTGCTACTAAACGAACAACTACCCTTCTTTGTTTTATTTATTTGTATGCTTATCAATGGCTATATCATTCTTAGAAATGCTATGGAAATTGGCAAAAACAACCAACTCCGTATTAAGCTGAATTACAGCATTATATAA